The Aneurinibacillus uraniidurans genome segment TCTCCACAAACTGGCTTTGATTGCTCAGGATTCGCCTATTATGTATACAAACATTTTGGCATTACCTTATCTACAGGACCAGCTGGCCAACTGCAGCAAGGGACACAGGTGAGTAAGTCAGACTTGCAGCCAGGGGACATTGTATTCTTCCGCTCCGAGAATTCTCACAGCGGGTACCATGAAGGAATTTACATTGGAAATAATAAATTCATTCATGCGGTTGCCCCGGGCAGACCTGTTCAAATCACAAACTTAGACTCTTCCTGGTATACACAGCGCTTCATAGAAGCTCGACGCTACCTATAAGACGTAAGACACAGCAAACCGCTACCTGATAAACGATCAGGTAGCGGTTTTTATCTGCACACTATGCTTTAAATTGTTTTACAATCTCCTCAAGTTCTTCCGCCATTTTAGCCAGGGATGCTGCCGTAGCAGACACCTCTTCCATCGAAGCTAATTGCTCTTCCGTGCTAGCTGACACCTCATTAATACCTTCTGATACTTTTTCTACTGTCTTTGTTACAGAGCGAATGGACGCCACAAACTGCTCGGTACTTGCTGTAATCTGTTGAACCGAAGCGGAAACTTCATGAATTTCATTGCTTACTTCATCTATCGATTGGTAGATTTGCGTAAAGGAGGCTCCAGCATCATCGACAACTTCCATCCCTTTCGCTACTTCTTTCCTACTATTCTCCATCGAACGTAAAGCCGTATCCATTTTAGTTTTAATCATATCAATTAATCCTGTAACACTGCCGGCTGATTGAGAGGATTGCTCTGCCAGCTTTCGAACCTCATCCGCTACGACAGCAAATCCTCGTCCATGTTCTCCCGCCCTCGCTGCTTCGATAGCAGCATTCAAAGCCAGAAGGTTTGTTTGACTTGATATATCTGTAATCAGCCCGGCAAAATTTCCAATTTGATCGATACTTTCATGTAAATGCTTGATAATAGTAGCTAACTCATCAACCGAGTTTTGAATGAAGTTCATCTGCTGAACGGCTGTAAGAATGGTTTCATTTCCTTTAGATGCTATATCAGAAGTTTTGGTCATCGATACAGAGGTCGTCTGCGTATGCTGAGCGATTTCCTGAAGTGTATCAGACATTTCAGCAATCGTTGCTGACATCCCCTCTACGTTTCTCGCCTCCTCCTCTGATCCAACCGCGATCTCATGAACCGTACCAGAAATATGCTCCGTTGCCTTAGCTGTTTCCTGAGAACTTGCCATTAATTGTTCGGAGGCAACCGCCAAAAGATCTACCCTTTCTTTTACCTGGTGTACAACTGTCTGTAAGGATTCACCCATATGATTAAAGTGATTTCCCAGTTGACCAAGCTCATCTTTAGCGTTCACACTAACTCTCTCTGTTAAATCACCTTTGCTGATTTTATCCGAAGCATCACTTAG includes the following:
- a CDS encoding methyl-accepting chemotaxis protein, with amino-acid sequence MMNWIASSVGRRLQVAFILLLLLPSLVIGSFSYNTAKDRIQNDMVNSAERNVKFLNDLINNTIENEKKSVGFLSQSIDASLYDGKQNPRVMDIIHRFQNTHPEITSAYVGTQTGILIADGADKLAPDYDPRKRVWYQEAMQNKESVSVSEPYLDKLKNVIVVSASKPLKDGSGVVAIDLDLTNLSNSVKQTKIGEHGYGFIIDQTRKAIVHPTIKSGDAIPEQTMGELFKKDEGTYIGNEDGEQKETFFTTNTTTGWKVAGTIKLAEIQESVQGIFFTTVVTIIVSLLLGAVVTYWVILSITRPLKLLSDASDKISKGDLTERVSVNAKDELGQLGNHFNHMGESLQTVVHQVKERVDLLAVASEQLMASSQETAKATEHISGTVHEIAVGSEEEARNVEGMSATIAEMSDTLQEIAQHTQTTSVSMTKTSDIASKGNETILTAVQQMNFIQNSVDELATIIKHLHESIDQIGNFAGLITDISSQTNLLALNAAIEAARAGEHGRGFAVVADEVRKLAEQSSQSAGSVTGLIDMIKTKMDTALRSMENSRKEVAKGMEVVDDAGASFTQIYQSIDEVSNEIHEVSASVQQITASTEQFVASIRSVTKTVEKVSEGINEVSASTEEQLASMEEVSATAASLAKMAEELEEIVKQFKA
- a CDS encoding C40 family peptidase is translated as MFKKVVSVVVLSSAFVTGICNVAIPNASAATYHHSHHRSHHHSAIPSSATASQGQQGQGEQVAAYAEQFLGVNYTHGGRSPQTGFDCSGFAYYVYKHFGITLSTGPAGQLQQGTQVSKSDLQPGDIVFFRSENSHSGYHEGIYIGNNKFIHAVAPGRPVQITNLDSSWYTQRFIEARRYL